Within Bdellovibrionales bacterium, the genomic segment ACTTCAATTTCTGGTGGAGGTAAACTCACAAAAACATCAGATGGCTGGGATCTTGAAATCCTCGGAAAAAACAATGAACTGAGTCGTGGAAACAAACTTTTTATGAGTCATTCTATCCGAACTTTAACACCCATCCATATCACTGGAGGTTTAGATCGAGCCAGCCGACTGGTGAACGGCGGTGAACTAGAAGTCAATCACAACCTGGCAAAATACACCGCGATATTTACTCCAAATAATCTCCAATACAGTTCTACTTGCTGCCACCCAATATCCGGAAGCCTATCAGTAAACTACTCTGGTAGCATTTCTTCCTCCGGATCCATCACTTTCGAAGGCTGTGGCTCTGCCACCATCTCGCAAGACGGAAAGGAAAGAGCCATCTCACTCAGTTTCTGCGAATAGATTCATTTTTCCGTTTTACCTGTCATACCAAAGACTCTGCTCAATATGAGCAGAGTCTTTCCCTCAAAAGATCCAACAAAACTCCTAAGGCCAATCGCCTAAATAAACAACCTCAGTAGATAAAAGAACTCCCGTCTTGACCATCACTCCTTGCTTAACCTGTTGGATGACAGAGTGAATATCCTTGGCGTTTGCTCCCCCAATGTTCACAATAAAGTTGGCGTGTTTTTCAGATACCCTGGCTCCGCCGACCGTGAACCCCTTAAACCCGCACTCATCAATCAAGGCCCCTGCTGCCTTTTCACCAGGCGGATTCACAAATACAGAACCCCCGCTCGGGAGGTCGAGAGGCTGTTTGGAAAGTCTTGTCCGATTCACTTCCTTTACGAGAAGAGGAATATTCTCATCGGGCAGATTTGGCCACGCAATACCGACTCTCGTTATCACACCAGGCTGCCAACCACTGCTGTGACGATAGGACCAAACAATATCACTTGCTGGCTTTGTCACTCTCAAGGGTTTGCCTCCCTCCATCCTTATCACTTCAACCCATTCCACAATCTCACAAAACTCGCGAGGAATCCGCTTTTCACTCACTCCGGCATTCATCGCAACGCCACCCCCGACATCTCCAGGAAGACCCGATAGGAACAATGCAGGTGCAAGCCGACGTTGAAGAAAAAATCTCAACAGTTGAGATTTATGAGTTCCAGCCATCACTGTTAATCGCCAATTGCCCGCGGATTCCTTTGCATCTATTCCTGCAAGAAGTCGCATTGATAAAACCAAACCAGATACACCTTCATCGCTCACCAAAACATTGCTGCCACCACCTAAGACCGTGAGGGGTTGATTATTTTGATGGGCCCACGCTAAAATCCATTCCAACTCTTCGATGGTGCGAGGCGATCCAAAAAACTCCGCCTTGCCTCCAACTCGCCAGGAAGTAAGCGGAGCCAGTTCAACTCCCTTTGTTACGAGTCCCTCGGTGTTCACGCTTTCTCACCAATCAATGATTTGCGAACCTTCTCGCCAAATTTCCAAACATCTCCAGCTCCCAAAGTCACAAAGACATCTCCTGGCTTTAAAAAACCAAGAACCTCCCTCTGAGAATCTGCTGAAGTGATGTCAAGACATCTAACATTTGTGATTTCGATCTGCTGAGCCAAAAGATGCGAGGAAATTCCCTCGATCGGCGCTTCTCCCGCAGCGTAGATATCCGCAAGAAAGAGGGAATCTGCATCTCGAAAACAAATCAGGAATTGCTCCCAGCACAGCTGGGTCCGAGAGTAGCGATGGGGTTGAAAAAGTACGACAATTCGTCTCTCTGGAAACTTTTCCTTAAA encodes:
- the murB gene encoding UDP-N-acetylmuramate dehydrogenase, with amino-acid sequence MNTEGLVTKGVELAPLTSWRVGGKAEFFGSPRTIEELEWILAWAHQNNQPLTVLGGGSNVLVSDEGVSGLVLSMRLLAGIDAKESAGNWRLTVMAGTHKSQLLRFFLQRRLAPALFLSGLPGDVGGGVAMNAGVSEKRIPREFCEIVEWVEVIRMEGGKPLRVTKPASDIVWSYRHSSGWQPGVITRVGIAWPNLPDENIPLLVKEVNRTRLSKQPLDLPSGGSVFVNPPGEKAAGALIDECGFKGFTVGGARVSEKHANFIVNIGGANAKDIHSVIQQVKQGVMVKTGVLLSTEVVYLGDWP